Within the Lacerta agilis isolate rLacAgi1 chromosome Z, rLacAgi1.pri, whole genome shotgun sequence genome, the region GAAGTGTCTCAGAGCAACTTACGGGATAAAAATAGgaaccaagaaaaaaaaataaaaccaaacgtaagagcagcaataaaataatagGCTTCTGGCACTCAGAGAACAGGATGTGAGGTGACAAGATGGGCCTTTTTGCCTGATCTGGTGTtcttgtgtgcatgcatttggatagctcaatcagtagaccatgagactcttaatctcagggtcatgggtttgagcctcacattgggcaatattcctgtattgcagggggttggactagatgacccctgtgaccctcttccaactctacaattctataatcttCTTCTATTTCCTGCCCTACATCCACACTAATCAGCTCAGTGGGGATCACGTGAGAAAAGACCCAAAGGCTATTGTCCCTAAAAGATTGCTAACACAAGTCTGTTCCAGTCAGTTGGATGGAAAATGACACAACCAATCGGGCCCACCTACCTCCATCCCTGCTCCCTGTGAGCATCTGTTTCCAGATTCCTTGTACAGATGCAAGAATATTGTAATGGCTGCATATGGTGTTTTAACTGGAGGCACAACCATGCAATGCACATACCTTCTCCAGAAGGCATTGCAGAAGAAGATGTGATGCCCAGCACACGGATGAAGAACAGGGGTGTTCACATAGTCCATGTGGTATAGCAATTAAAGTGCAAGACATAGGAGActcgggttcaaatctccactaagCCTCAAAGcgcactgagtgaccttgggccagccactgcctctcagcctaccctacctcacaaggttgttttgGAGTTTAAATTAAGAGGAGAGAGAGCTGCATAGgccactctgagctccttggagaagaaatgTGAGATACGAATGCTAAagatacatgggtaggcaaactaaggcccgggggccagatctggcccaatcaccttccaaatccagcccatggacagtctgggaaccAGTGTTTATTTCTCTATTTCCCGAGATCCCACACAAATCTCGATATTTGCCGGACAATATATGTACAAAAAACCCGAAACAAAGCCTGGAGTGGGCtaaaagaggagagagcaaaatgCAATGGTTGGTCTTGCTTCCATGGGGCCTCATTCAGCCAGCTGCACACATGCCCTGCATCTGCAGGTGAACTGGAAACTGGAGAAATGCTGTAATTACCTGCATTCTTCCTCATCAGCGCCATCCATCATGCTATTATAGTCCAAAAGATCTTGAAAAAAGCAATCTTGGGCTGTCTCCCGATCCCAACCCACTGATAGATACCCTGAAATCCAGAAAGCACTACCCTACCCCCCCCATTTCCTGCCTTGAGCCAAGGGTGTCCCCTCCAAGATCCCCTTGAGAGAGGTTGACCATTGCAGTTCCGTTCAACCAAGAAAATCCCCGGCTCTCTCCGTCCATCAACAAAGTCCCTGTTTCTCTGAGACGGAGTCCAGACTTCAGGTTGTCCTCTCTGCTAGGCTGGTCAGCTTTTTCTGAGTCAGTTCATAGGCAAGGAAGAGGGCACCATTGGATGGCAGGGCACGGATCACCGTGGGCATCAGCCCGCAGTAAAGAGGCATAAACCCTACAAGAAAAAGGAACATATAAAACCATCTTATACCAGGCCACACTATTTGTCAATCTATCCCAATATTGTTTGCTTTGGAGGGCAGCTGATGTAATGGGGCTGAGACAGAGAGGGGTCTTTCTcagcacttattattattaaattgttgttgttgttgttagttagttagttagttacttCTTATACACCAAAATGGTTTCTAAGTAGTTTACAACTGTACAAATCAATACATAATTAAATACATATGAACAAATCCATTAGGGAATTAAAACATCctcaattaaaatataaaacaattaagaaatgtgtgataaaaaccattaaaagcaataaaaccagAAATTCAAGTTCAGGAGAATGCTTGCCTAAACAATTCTGTCTTCAGGAACTGGCAGAATGCCAATGTATTTCAGCACGGAGgactgggattgaacctgaggccttttgcatttaaagcacctgCTCTGATCATCCATACCCATAGAAAGAGGCAATAACAAGGCAGTATTTtgatgctactaacatgagtttggccaaactgcgagaggcagtgaaggataggtgtgcctggcgtgctctggtccatggggtcacgaagagtcggacacgactgaacgactgaacaacaacaacaacaattttgatgCCTAGTGGGGAACTTCTGACCACAGTCCTAATTGGGCACCTCAGTTTATCCAttgaggccattttggccaacCACAGACACATATGGTCTCAGGTCAGGCACATAATGATTGGGCTTGGCTGAAAGGGGTTTTTCAGACACAGCCCCTGTGTACCCGACTCTGCAAGCACTGACAGTTAGCTAGTTGCTGGAGCTTGCAAAGCTCTGTGCCTTTGCCCACAGGGAAGATAAAGATCCCAGCTGGAGGATCCAAGTCCCTGCCACTGCTCTCACTTGAAGCAGCATTAGCCAACTTTGGCAAAGCCTGCAGGTATACTACAATACTTCACCAAGGGAGCTCCCATTTCATTAATATGTAAGGAGAACTTAAGAAAGAGCCTCATTGGATCAGGCAAAGGCTCTGTCTCCCACTGTGGGTAATGAGtgtctctgggaagcccagaaggaCATAGGTCACATgttcctacacacacaaacacacacacagtttgtccCTCAGAAccacctggcattcagaggcattgaATGCCAGTGATGCCAGAGGCAGCATTTAGCCATCACGACTAATGCCCACTGACAGCACTAATGATTCCATCAGGCGGTGCGAGAAAAGAAGCAGGGCTATCCCATTGCCCCTGCTAAGAGACCAGCTGCATTTGTCCCTCCCTAAGAGCCCCTAAGAAGGACatggctggcgctgtggtctaaaccagtgttccccaaccttgggcctccagctgtttttggactacagatcccatcatccctagctagcaaggccagtggtcagggatgatgggagttgtaggccaaaaacagctggaggcccaaggttggggaacactggtctaaaccactgagcctagggcttgccaatcggaaggtcggcggttcgaatccccacgatggggtgagctcctgttgttcggtcccagctcctgcccacctagcagctcaaaagcacgtcaaagtgcaagtagataaataggtaccgctccggcaggaaggtaaactgtgtttctgtgcactgctctggttcgccacaagcggcttagtcatgctggccacgtgacccggaaaactCCCCTTTTTCCTTGTGCGTTGTGCCTTTTCCATTGTAGCCCTGAGGGCAGGGATTGTCTGACTACTCatctttgtaagccactctgggaaccttGCCAGCTTaaggacaattaaaaaaaaatgttttaaataaacaaatgtctaGGAAGTACTTGCCTTCTGTACGTAAGATGTGTAAGAAGGAGAGCAGGAAACCATCTTGCCGCCCAGCCATGGACAACACCTGGATCCGTGATTTCACTGAGTCAATGGGATAGACAGCCAGCCAGAAAGCAGCACCACCAATTCCGCCACTCACAGTCACAGGGAGAGCACCTGCAAAAAGTAGGTGTAGCTTAACGGTCACCGTTGTTGCTCAAGCAGATTATGTGCAAGTGCATCTAGGCAAGACCCacttctggaacatttcaaaaagcttaagatGGGTTTACACAATAGCAGGCTCTCCAACAGAGCAGAGTGTTGGTAAATTCTGAAGTGCAGACACTCCTATTAGCATTGCCTTCTAAGAGTATATGCTAAAAATGATTTTTGGCTATTACACACCACTTTGCTTAGCATCCATCCTGATAAAGAGTTCCGATGAACTCATAAGCCTTCTCGTTACTTTATGACATTTTTGGTTAACTATAATATAGGGGCTttgcaatgatgggagttgggagtacaATATGGTTTCAGGGTACCAGTTTGGAAAAGGCTGCCCTAAGGGCCATGAATTGctgaagcagagatggggaacttgtgaatctagctggactccagctcccatcaacctaacctttgggccatgctggctggggctgatgggtgttagaGTCCAATCATTTCATGAGTGCTGCAGGTGCTCCCTAGCCCAGAGGATGataacactgggctagatgggcaataatctgaaggcagctctgcatcaagaagtttttaatgtttgacattttattatgtttttatatgtgctggaagctgcctaatgatgatgatgatgatgatgatgatgatgatgtttcatGGGTCAGGCAAACTTCATAGCCTCAGTAGTGGCCAAGTGATGACCAAGAACTTCCTGCCTACTTATTTGACAGGTACATCCACTATAttcttttaaacacctgctgaaaacttttctgtattCAGCAAATCTATCCAGACACGTGAATTATTTACAGTCATTTCAGATGTTTCATTGATTTCATCCTTCATAAACGGTTTTATGCATATCTGTTTTTAGTTGCTTTGCACATCCTAATCATGctttaccggtatatataaagTCAGACTGCATGCTGCTTGGATACTTTCTTTGAGCAAGCCATTTATGGATTTTCTAAATAAGCAAACGAAAATGAATGGTGAGGAGGCTGGCATGGAAGCAGGCAGCTGCTTTCCTCTTTGGatcagagcccttccaccacaaTCACTGTGTCAGAGCTCCCCAGAAGGAAGGGGCTGGCATTCCCTAGAGGAATCATCGGTACATTCTAGGACATGCAAGATTCTGCTTGGCTCTGGCACCTGCTGGCAAAGTCTGCGCTCTTCCAGAATCCCCTTCCTGCATTCCtggcaggcgggcaggcaggcagagcagcTGGAACAGGTGTGAGAGCAAGAAAGCCAATTCTAATGGAATCACTCTTCAGGGCACCTCTGAAAGGCAAATTTAGGCATGCCACCACCACACAGAAGCATCCAAGAAGAAGATCATTCTaagcaaatatatattttctgtGCCAGAGTATTTACATTGGGGCTTCTCATTAAACACCCAACAGCAAGTTCTGCTGACTACCCAAATACAACTAAACTGAACCCTTGCTATTAACTGTTGGATCTCCCCCAAGAGGGGACCCCTCCTCCAGGTGTCCTTTGTATTGTCCATTCAGGAAGATTTGGGTTCATGGTGGTATTTAGGCAGTTATCTGCTGTCTTGCTTTCCATATACTGTACTGTTTGCAGCTGCAAAAGATGTTTGGATGGATATACTGTTTCATTTACAAATCAGTGCTTATCTTGTAACTTTCTACTGAAATCTTTTAAACTTTTTCTTGTCCTGCAGGGCAAAGGTGTATGCCCAGAAAACAATAATGCAGCATCATTGGGGTAGCACTGCAgagcaactaataaagcagaatgatctGCAGTTACCGGTAGttcaccactaatgcactatcaTTGCATCAACAGCACATTGTAGAATACccctacaaaaaaacaacaaccctggaaagGCTGCTGCCTCTGACATCTTTCAGCTAATTTCTTTTTTCCCATTCTGTCTTACTCTGCTGGCTTACTGGGCAAAGCTGAGGACCCCTGTGGGGAAATCCCCCTGCTTCCAGGCTTTGCTTACCCAGCTCCTCCTTTGACTGTCCAGCCTGGAGGAAGAAGCTTCGGCTGACTTCATaacccccaaagaagaagaaatagccaGGCACCTCCCGTAGCCATGTGCTGGTCAGACCCTGGAAGAAACCCAGGGGGCCCTCTGAATGGAAGATGGCTTTCATCACAGCCCAGGTAGAACTATaagaggggagagaagaaagtcCCATGACACATGGAGGGCACAGAGAATCCATATTAGGGATAGATTGAGGGCCTCATTTCCCAATGGGCAGCCTTCCTGGGACTGCATGCCTGGGTAGCTGGGACAACAGATTTGACATTCATCTTTGTACAGGAGGCAACAGGCCAGTCttgcaaaagccagaggcttcCAGACACACTGTTTGTGGGAATTTGTGGGTGGAAGATACTGAACCCCTGGATTCAGCAAAagttaaaccagagctttccaaacttttcctgttggtgacacactttttagacatgcaccatttcgcgacacagtaattcagttttactagcaaaccgaaAGTTAtcaactaacccctttccagccccaggaggagcgcagggagcattctcacaacacacctacacactgcagctgacacactaatgtgtaaTGACACACAGTTTGGCAAGCTCCGAGTTAAACTATAAGCCAGGCCAGCTTCTGTATGAGGTAATCGCCTGAGAGATGACCTgctaagaaaacaaaaggaaggttatgagccattaggaaagccaaggagagggggagatggaaggagCTCCTCCCTCAACTGTTAGTGAGAAAGTCAAAAGGCACTTGTTTTTGGTTGActgtgatgtgagctagaagctgggggaaagcagcaagcagagggTCAGAGAcccatggctgatttctgtttgaattcaaggctgcagccagtgcttttttctggggggatgcaggggtacgcatacccctaaacatttttttaatagaaaaaatgcactggctgcagctatgggagacaCGAGAacctcttggagtgttaatgctgtgagcccctccatcataggctcaggttgcatatatcttaaagacacccAGTCTTTGCTGTGCCTCAAAAGGAAATCCTGGGTGGGTGCTTGgagcccctggaatctcacaccgctgtGGAGACTGGGGTAGCATGCAACAGTGCATTTCTCCActcaggcaagcaggaggcattattggagttcaaggacacattgcagctaAGCGGAAAAAGctgggaggggtgtggcctaggaagGAGGTGTGGCCTATGATGAACTCAGAGGACCAGACACAGAAGCCAAGgaagcctctctctctttctcaatacATAATTAACATTGGGTATCCTTCCCCAATCTgggaccttccagatgttccagCCAACAACTCCAATATGACAATTcccatgaattattattttttggtggggCGAggcatgattgtttaaagtggtacgatactgctttgaatgtgtaGTGCAGAAGGGGCCttagatgcatagctgtcaaccctccatgctgtttcccagtgctataataagggaatttcccacaaaaaagggaaaggttgacagctatgcttagatGGCTTCCCCTCTCAAAGGATTAAATTCACATGGGAGAGACGTCTCGGCACCCATTAGCCTGGATAACGAAATAGAGCCTCCATGTTGCGAGGCAGTCTACCTCCGAGTACCTGTGCCTCGACAGAGCTGTCTGCCCTGTGACCTTCATCTCATGGAGAGCTTGCATCCGGCACTTCACCAGCTCTGTGGGGCACAGAACCATGGAGGAGAAGACTGATGAGAAGGAGCCGGCAATCGCGCTGTGCAAATCACTGTAATAACCCGAGAAAAGAATCCTCAGAGGAAGGCGAAGACCAgagggcgggtggggtggggggaatcccaCAGCTAGGGAGCAGCCTTCAGTCCTCCCATACTCTATGTATTCGTTTGCCTTTCGCCAGCAGAAATGAGCTGATTAAGTCAATCAGCCCACTtgaacctggtgtcctccagaagttttgggctgCAACTCTGATTGGGAAGTCTGACCAGGCTGAGGAATTCTGAGCAAAAGGATCCTACCCAAAGTGATCCTACCCAGAGCAGcctcccactcacccacccttCCCTTTGtattctatttgtttatttattgcttaaAACCCCCCTTTACACCTATGTTGCAAGCTACTGCAAGACCTATGCTATGTCAAAGATTTAAAAGACAAACTAAAGCTGCAGAATTTAAAACCTCAAGGATTTAAAAcctaaaagaaaaagcaaaacatCTGAGAGGCATTCAGGGCACGAGACCTCCTGAAATCAAACAGTTCTGACCAGGTGCCTGAAACTCAGAAGGGACTGTTCCTGTCTAACTTTCTCCGGAGGGGATTCCCATAGAGTTGGGCCCACAGTCCTGAAGCTATGACTCACCCTGGGCGTCctgtggtggctggtgtccattgggactcATAGGGCAGACAATGTGGAGGcaaacagtagggggagccagagctgAGGACAGGCAGATCCAACTAATTCCAGCTTTGCCCCCATCCACCTCCCTGCCTTCTAACAAGGCCAAAActgaaacagaggaggaggaagatggcaggtgagccccccaccccaccctgtgcttgGCTGTAAGCAATAATGCACCACTGTTTATTATCAATGTCTCAGAGCCTCTGGCAgaagaggggaagagaaaaagacTATACCTGAGTTCCTGGACATTGCCCAACCCAAAGAGCTGCCTCACGAGCTGCTGGCAGAACCCGTAGCAGGCAAAAAGCACGGCGTTCTCCGCAACATTGGCCAGCAAGGCTGGAGTGGTGCCCTGGTAGAGCCCGTGCATGCCCTCCTGCTGGTAGGTCTTGACTGAGCAGTCAAAGAAGCCCTGGTACATTGTTGGGAAGGTCTGCATCTTCACCTTGATGGTGTCAAAAGGCTGCCCGGTCACCACGCATGCCACACCACCTGCAaaaagccaccccaccccaggcaagGTCACTCACTTACTCCTGAAATACAGGGCGGATCAAACCAACTGTACTGCAGTGTCCGCTTTGCAAAACGTACCCATGAAACATGTCAAGGGATGAGCATTAAAGGAGCAGCACTCATACACTCTTCCCGTTCTATAAGGCCTGCTTCTGTTCTAAGCTGCTATGATGTAAATGGGACATATTAGGGGGCCTCTCCCATATAAACGTGTCAGAGCATTCAGATCCACCATCTCAAGTCCCATGTCCCCATAGCCTTTGTTGGCATCTCTTCAGTGCCAGGATGACCTATATATTTTCCCTAACAAAGATTATGCTGCTTTGCTACTTCCTAACATGCTGCTAAACTTCCTGTGGCTACTTTAGGGTTTGTTTTGGTCTGTTTTTATGgtataatgtatttatatttgtGTGCTGCATGTGTTGTAAGTTGCACGGAGACCTCCAAGTAACAAGCAACTGACAGTAAAAGAACAGCAATGAAGCTAAAGCTGCATCAATCTTGCCTCCATTCTTCCTCCTGCCTTTCCTTGTGTTTATTGGCTGGCCAGCCATGAGAAGTGGAGTCTTTTATGTGATGGCACCCATCACATGGCACCTTTGCCTTCTCCATTGCTGCTCGTTCTGCCCAGAGCACtaaatgcccatttatttcatCTGGCTATTTCTCTGCTGACTTGGAATGTTATCTGTCAATGGCTTGGCGTTTCTAATTCGTCTCTGCTTGTCTTCaccagtatttatttataaaacctACAAACAGCTTTTCACCACCAAAGTGGTCCCAAAGAAAGATTCAGAAAGCAtgacaaggaaaacaaaattacAGTTTAAACGTTAAAATCAGCAGAAGTACATGCTGTACCATACGAAAGAGTTCAGAGCAGACCTGACCAAGACCTTTATTTTCTTTGATACATTTTGTGATGTTTTAGGGATATCTTGCACAGAGAAGTGGAAGAACAGAGATTATCCTGAGATCATGAGACCTGTCTCTCTACACCACCTGGGagggaggttcagagggtggTGATGATAACAGGCTTTGTATGCAGTAGATCCCAATTTATATATACTCTCTCCAGGGAAGCCTGCCTGGCACCAACCTTGTCCGCATTTTTGcctcagaaatacattttttgttttcttggatGTTTGGGCAGCATGGATAATGGGATAGTGTATTGTTAAACCTGTTTTAATGTTTATGTGATTCTGAAACTGTATTTCTTAACCTAAACCTAGCTAGGAAGAAATAAATGAGCTGAGGAAAGTGGACGTGCAGAGATCTCTTCGCTCAGTCTTAGCCAGAAAACAGATTTGACAGAAAGACCCTGTAGGGTAGCAGCAGGTACCTGCCAGCAAGCCCAGTtgtcataatcaaaacaaaatcgaaaattctttctagtagcaccttagagaccaactgagtttgttcctggtatgagctttcgtgtgcatgcacacttcttcagatacactaaaacagaagtcaccagatccttaaatatagtgagggctTGTCATAAGTCGGCtttcaccagatgttttggactacaactcccatcgcaatccaaagcatttggagagcaccaggttgacaaaaTCTACCTTACGCTGTTGCTATTTCTACACATTTCTTTCCCTTCAGAGCAGACAACTAGAAGCCAGACTGGGCACAGGGCCTGCCAGATGTAGACCTATATAGCACTACAATAAAAGACCAAGCAGATCTCCATATacttgcatgcacacacccctcacATCCAAGATCCACCAAAGGTCTCCACTTCCCATGGCTCTTCTCTGAATCGTGCTTGCTTTCCTGAACAGGCATTGCCTCAAGTGCTTGCTCAGTTTTAAGGGAGGGGTGGGAAACACTTTCCAGGTAAGGACCGCCATTACCTTTTGGACAAGGCCACATTCaattggtgggtggggccaaaggcaaaagtgggtagacCAACCAAGGCAAGCTTcgcctttgcacagtaggcttatttctgcacacacccacacacctatatcttccacccaggcaagcaaaaagcacagtcaatgacacattccaaccagacaGAAGCACTTAAGGCAggggcaaagcagggctggttagaatggttgggggtggggattgtGGTATGAGGAAAGTCCCATGGGTCAGTCAGAGAGGCTTGGAGCTGCTCCTCATAGGTTAAAAGTTCCATTCTTCCCTACACCTGCCATTGATCCTTGGTCTCCCATCTAAAGGGTGGCTTCTTGACCCATCCTCCCAGTAGCTCTCCATCCTTCAGGCTCACCTGCTGCCCCTGCAGTGAGGTCGATAAGCGTCTCCACCAGCGGGTGGACTCGGGCTTGTTCAGTAGGCATCTCAGCACACAAACGTTTAGGTGCAGGTGTCCCAAAGAAGACTGCaagactggagggggggggagaacatcaatggtgtagtggttaagtttTGAAGCAACTCATCATGACGGCCCCTGTAGCCACGCAGTCAAGGAGAGTCCAGAAATTCAGGCAGCTGTGCTGatccattattattatatagaCAAGCGCAAAAGCATCATTACATAAGATAACACCCAGTTTATTAGGACCAGCGTGCCTGCAATCCTAAGAGTCTCCTGGGAGCACTATTGAACTTAGAGGTGCTTCCTACCCATTGAAAGGGTGGGCTTGCAAAACACACAGAGCTTTAACGAAAGATCTTCAGCTAGCTAAAAGGCAAccttatgggttgtatccaatggaaGTCACATTCAAAGCAGACCCAATGAGATTAATGAACCTAGTTCCATTTGCTTCAGTTAGTTCTGCTCTAGGTATGACATTGAAAAACACGTAAACGTGAAAATAAATGTTACTATTCAAACTGTTAGCATGAAGTAATAACCTCACTGAACAAAAGAAGTACCCCAACTTTGCTTATTTTTCAGGCTTCTGACTACTTCTAAGCTAATCTGTTGCAAACACACTTGAAAGCTTATTGTACCATTTAATTGCTAGAAGAAGGAGGATCTGCTGTTCCAGATGACATCAGTCCCTGGCATTAATTACCCTGGCAGTCTAGATGACAGGAATACCTCAGCTTGGGGAAAAAGTTCCCAGATCTGCACTCCTACACCACTGAAGAGCGTCATCTAAATAGGCTCCATCCTGCCCCCACAACCAAAGGTTATGTAAATATCTGAGTAACAGACCTGTAAGGGGAATGGCGAAGCAGTATGAGGTGTCCCAGGCACCTGAGGTAGGTAGATGATGTGCAAAAAGTTAAAGGGAGTCAAACAAGGAATGTGAGTTGGGTGGGGGTGGCATTTCCATTCTGTCTCGTCCCTTCTTACCCAGCCCAGCCTTAGCCAGCTAGTCAGCCAGACAGCCAAATACTCTTCAGGGGGGAAAGGCTGCTAAATTTTCTCCCAGCAGGGCTCCTGGGCATTCATTAGCTCTATGCAGCAAGTGGATCATACCCCATCTATAAATACTAGAATGGAAGCATTCACTGTTGAATTTCTAGCTGTTGTACAGTTGTGTGAGGCAGATTCCTtgacacaaatacacacacactacatTTCCAGAGGTTCTTTAAAGTTGGTAAAATTTGCTTTGTACAGTCTTCATCcagtgccagtactcaccattaagttgttactgcaagtgccacacttttaacataaAAAGGTACTGTGGGACACTAGGCCATTCTCCAAAACGTTACCAAAAGCACAAGCTTCTTGAGGCCATCCCAGGACACAGCTTTGGGGAGAATGGTTATCACCACATAGGTGGACTCTGCTGCCTGACAAGCTCATGTTTATTGGGTGAAATTCCAGGTGCTGATTACAACTGCTCAAGGCTGGGTGCCAAGTTACCTTACCTACCCTTTGCTTCCACTCTTTAACCTACTTCTATGCATTTGCAGAAAGTATGGAACATAGATGCACTGCAGCTGTCACCAGCCAGCCTCAGTACTGTAATATGATTGCCCATGAGCAGCTATCTCTAATAGGGACCTACAGATGTTTTAgattctagctcccatcagctgccaCCAGGAAAGCCAGTGGTGAGAGATAATAGGGCTTGGAAACATCTGAAAAGCACcaggttttggggaggggggttagggAGGTATACATTGCTGCTGTGCTGCTACACGTGCCATTATCATCATTCTTTCCCACCAACAGCAGCTTGGAAGGTGGGGCTATTCAAAATTTATCCCTTTTGCCACATGACCCTTAGCAGACAGCGGAATTTTTAAGCTACTTAAAAACTTGCCACGTGAAAGCTGGAAAGAAAAAATCACAGCCACACTTGTGCCCCTTCTACAGAGCCTACGgcactttccaaactgtgttggctgcagtgtgtaggtgtgtcacaccaacactccccatgctcctcccggggctggaaaggggttagtttaacctcccgTTTGCTAGTAAAACTTACTGTGTAGCGAAATGATGCCTGTCTAAAAagggtgtcaccaacatgaaaaatttggaaagcCCTGGCCTAATGGATCCATTTTGCCAAGGGCTATCTACTCCAGCTAACAGCAGCTTGCCAAAGAAACCAGGAAGAGGTTTGGCTCAGTCCTCTTACAACAGATCCTTTTacgctggagatgccaggattatcttttgcatgcagagcctATGATCTAGTATCCATCCCTCTTGACTGTTTAACCATTTGCTGTGTAATACAGCAACTCCCATGTTCCTGCATCTCCTCACAAAATGCTCCATAGCTTGCATACATAGGAAACTGCTTATATTTCCACCACCCAAAGCAGAATCAcagcctccccctcctcctgctgtcCCACCAGTGCATGGGGCAGTTCAACTAGTAGAGAATCC harbors:
- the LOC117040415 gene encoding mitochondrial ornithine transporter 1-like — translated: MPTEQARVHPLVETLIDLTAGAAGGVACVVTGQPFDTIKVKMQTFPTMYQGFFDCSVKTYQQEGMHGLYQGTTPALLANVAENAVLFACYGFCQQLVRQLFGLGNVQELSDLHSAIAGSFSSVFSSMVLCPTELVKCRMQALHEMKVTGQTALSRHSSTWAVMKAIFHSEGPLGFFQGLTSTWLREVPGYFFFFGGYEVSRSFFLQAGQSKEELGALPVTVSGGIGGAAFWLAVYPIDSVKSRIQVLSMAGRQDGFLLSFLHILRTEGFMPLYCGLMPTVIRALPSNGALFLAYELTQKKLTSLAERTT